The genomic region TCTTCTTTCTCAACAATCAAATTTGGTGTTGTGTTTACATTATGATGTCACTGTAAAGTCTTAAATATTATGGTTATGTGTTTATAACACTTCTATGTGATTTCAGTAATGATGTAACATTCATTCTATGTAATGGATGACTCCCTATTATATTACCTTGAAAGTTAACTCAAATAGACtgtacagatggatggatgattggatgaatggatggacaggtGTTTGGATTAATGGATCTATAGATGGATTAATGGTAGACAAGACAATTATGAAATGtgtcacagaaaaaaaaaactaacacaGTCAAGTTTCAATGTTATTGCTGTTcagtaattatatttgtttgttttcatagATGTTGTGAATGTAATATACTCATATAGCTTGGCtactttatattttaacataccatacacacacatattatgATAATGTTTATGGTTTAACTGCCTCCTGTACTCTTAGAACTCTACTAGTTACATCAATGATAATTGTTAACTTATGTTTGATGTGGAATGACTATAgtagtaaaaataattatggttaacagtaatacatataatatagagcCGTATGAAGGAACAAagcttaaaacatttttgtggtTTTCTTTAGTTGTATGAGTGATCTATAgtgtaaaatgctattttaatgCCCTTGTCACAAACATGTCACAGTTATATGGTTATATCTATAGTTTTGACTCTTATGAGTGAAATGTTGACTTTACAAGATATACACAGGTTTTGGTAATTTGTTCTGACTATGTCATAAATGTCTAGGTATCAGAATACCTATAGGAAGATCCTATGCTTTCCATAATCAATAGTCCCATATTTTTATGGAATAATACAAAATGGGACTGTGGGATTCCGTGGGACTTCTGATGACAAATCTGAACAACGATGGACTACattgtcttttgttgtttgACATCATGTTGTTGTCATTTTCATTtctattacattattaatattaattttattactgtTTACTCAATTTTCTGTATTTATGCCGTaaccaatttaatttaaaatacatatatttctttACTGATTGGCTAAGAGTACATGTATACTTTTcctgtacacatgtacatgcacatgaGAGACATGTGTACATATACATCATGTACATGTGCCCACAACATATacataaaaacatatacatCATGTACATGTGCCCACAACATATACATAAAAAcataacatcatgtacatgtGCCCACAACATATACATAAAAACATGTGCATCATGTACATGCGCTGcaacataatacatatacatgataaacacacatgtacatgcacatgaTGTACATGTGATAGTAAAGATACCATATTTCTTGACATGTGTTTATTCATGTAATTTCGCAAATTGAGATTGACAAGGTTTATATGTTCGTAACTTGTACGCGACATTGTTTCATTTTGTGTTTAAATACTGTGCACATTGTCTCTATAGAGTGTCATAATTTAATAAGACATTAATACTATACTCTAGACCCTAAACCTTAAGCCTCGGAacctatgtatgtattaatttcacattataGTATGGTATTCCTTACTGTGTAGTAGGATAGATACTAACTAGGTATGTCAAAACTTTATTGACTATTTTTTAGTCCCTACTGTAGAATCTGTTTCTACAACTATGGTAACTACAATAACCACGCCCACTATGACTGATACCTCAAGTTCAGCAACAATGATATCAAGTAActcatgataaaatatattagtcATATGATAGGTCACATGATAGTTTTGTTATGATACTAATGTTAAAGACTGTACAGTTGTATAATAGAAATGGGACAACCAGTCTTATCAATTGCTATAGCTCTCATTATGTAGATAATTAACTTGTTGGTTGCTCCAGTGCATATTAGCATTTATGATTTCCtagaatattattgtttaaatgcAATGGGCACATTACAAAGAGAAtattatgtatgaatgtatgtaccAGAGTATATAGATGTTGTTGTCCCAAGTAGTTATAGATAGATATTAACTGAGTGTGTCAAGACTGTACTAACTATCTTTTTAGTCCTTACTGTAGACTCTACTTTTACAACTATGGTAATTAGAATAGCCACGCCCACTATGACTGATGCCTTAATCTCAGTATCAACGACATCaagtaattcaaaataaaacaaattagtcaCATCTCACAtgatagttttattttgttacttgGTTTACTAATACTAAAGACTATATAGTTATATAGTACAATTGAAGTGGGACAACTAATCTTTATCAATTGCTATAGCTCACATTATATTTAGATGGCTAACTTGCTGGTTGCTCTAGTGCATATTAGCATTTACAATGTCCTAGTTTGATGTGTTTAAATGCAATAGTCAGTCACATTAGAATATTacagtaaataaatgaatgaaccaaaatattttgttgtccCAAATAACAATAGGACTGCTTGTTAGTGTTGGTACTAAGTGTTGTTGTTATATTGTGACTGTCAGTAGCTGTCTATAGTAACTAGATTATAATAACAATGTCATATTatagttttaaaagatattataAACACTTCTTTGTActtttatgatttaatttacatttataagTAAATTGTATATTAGGAATAGTAAATGATAAAGGTGTGTATAGGGGCTTGGCTACATACTCAATTTATATagggtatatattatattattgttaatgtaataaaacaattaataagtCTATAGAACTTTACACCTTTATATTTGTCCTGTTGTCTGtctgtaaattattttttcaggTGTGATAGTTAATTATTCCATTAATTAGTGGACACAAAAATTGTGAAGATAATAAGTtaaatgataatattaaaaattaaaattcaaattaaGTAGTCATTTTATCTTTCATTCTCTATTAGATCCTTCCACTGTAACTTCATTGTCACCTCAAACCACATCAACATTTATACCAACTAATCCTTCTATTAGTTCCTCATCTAGCCCCAATTTATTACCAATCATAATAGGCATCGTAATTGCCTTCATAATCATCCTAGCAGTGGTTATTGTCATATTTATTGTCATAGTCTTGTGCCTATATAGAAGAAAATCCTACATTCCACCCACCAGCCCTAACTCCAAGGAACTAGTGCAGCCTGAAGTCTATTATTCATCTATTAACAAAACAGTTGACTCTAACTCAAAAAACTCCAATCATCGCTCCGTACTCTGAAACTGAGTTTATATCAACTGAAAATTTGGTTTAACAACAGTTATTCAAAATGTTAAGCAAAGTAATTCAATGGATAACATGTATCAGGAGATACCAGATCCTCCTCCACCACGCCCAATTcgatcaaaaacaaaaatgccatCCTAGTAGAGAATGCACTATATTCATCAGCCGATCAGCTAAACAATATTAACGCTGCTGTGTCCAATCCTCCATTGAATTCAACTGACTTTGGCGGTTCAGCTTTTAATATCTATGCAGAACCAAACAAGGTACTTCCTCCACCTATACCGGACTTTAGAGCCTCTCCTTCGATGTATAGTATAGATCTAAACCCATCTCATTTCCGATCACAAGAACTCTTATCACAAGAGGACTCCTCTTCACTGCACCCATTCTCATCTGTTTATGCCGATCCTTTGCCCATCCTTAGATCAGATGTGTTAGAAgtcactgaacaaaatattagtgAAATCAAAGAGCTTGGTGTTGGTCAGTTTGGTACAGTCATACTTGCAAGCACAATCGGTTTGAGTCTCAAAGATTTGGGTCTCGGGAATGTGAATACCAGTGTGAGTATTTTAGTGGCTGTAAAAAAGCTGCATTATGATGCAGATGCTTACGAGAGAGAAGCCTTTGAGAAAGAAATCAAATTCATGTCTCGTCTGAAGCATGAAAATGTCGTACATATTCTGGGAGTGTGTCTGAATACAAACGCTTTCATTATGATGGAATATATGGAGAATGGAGACCTCAATCAATACATACAAAAATTTGAGTTCTCTCCAGACTGTGAAACATCTGAGACagataaatttataaatgttggtGTTCTCATATACATGTCACTTCAGATCGCTAGTGGAATGCGGTATTTAGCCTCAATGAATTTTGTACATAGAGATCTTGCTACTCGAAATTGTCTAGTCGGTCAAAAATTTATTGTAAAGATAGCAGACTTTGGTATGAGTCGACAGTTGTATGATAATTCATACTACAGAATTCGTGGAAAAGCCATGTTACCGATACGTTGGATGGCCAAGGAGTGTTTCTATGGACGATTCTCTGAGAAAACAGATGTGTGGGCATTTGGTGTCGTTATGTGGGAAATATTTACACTCTGTAAGCAACAACCATACGAACATTTATCAGATCAGGAAGTCATTGATGACGCTGTCCGTGGGGGGAGAACAGGTCTCTTTTGCAACAGCCTCATCCATGCCCTGACGAGGTCTATCAAGTTATGGTCAGATGTTGGGCACCACATTCAGAGGAGAGAGCAACTTTTGAAGAAATTCATGGTTTATTAGCTCAAATACATGCTTATAGTGATATGGCATAATGTTTTTTACAtactaataatgtttttataatgtattaataatttagttcaataatgttttatcaaaaacaaaattttaaatattaattatatatacttgGTATGTCCACAATCTTATTGTATTAatgtaaaagttaatttttttatgcatatatataattatataattctgTTAACAGTTAGCATAAATTTTTATGGCGTTACTATCTTCGGAATATCTCCAGCCGCACCTTTATTTTGTATGGCTTTCTTGTTGTAGTTCTACCCTCCCACAAAGGGAAGTTAATGCACCTTCTGTGGTCTGCTCTGTTGCTcgaatgtgtttttttaacttcaaaaGAATTTGCTTTCTCTCGAGACGTGATATCTGTTACTAACTGGTCACTGACTAACTAGTTAACGTGAAGGACGTAGCAGTCTCTTTATCGGTGAGTATTGCTAATACTAGATTGTATAGTTTGTTCTAGAACGTACAATAACATAGTTTGTGCAACCAACGTAATTAGTGAAAATAAGAATAACACTTTATAATTGTAGGTGTGTAGTATTCCTTTTAGTAATTTCattcaataataattatctACTGAAGATTATAAGTTTACTTGTTAAATATAAatgatgtgtgtgtttttgattTAAAATTAGCTGTCTATAATCaaagtaatattattatattttatattgtaataacCAGCTTACATTGAAAGTTTCCTATACATTATCCCCCTATATTATGTATTCATCagttttaattttcttattgATCCTGAATTCTAACTTTTaagaaattgtattttatatttcagtACCATATTGAATTGAGTTAAGGTATCACTCTTTCTCTTAATATATAGTAGAAAGTTACGTTGTTTGAAAGTTCTTTTCTACATAGATAGAACCATAGTAAACAATACTAAATATAGTTGTCTTTGTTTGTAATTGTACAGTAAGAAGTACTTGTGAATAACCTTATTTAGAGAGACTGTAATGTCCCTTCTTAGTTAGAAGTACTTTGTCTATGACTTGAAATGAAGTCATATCAATGTTGACATATTGTCTGCTGACTAGATAAGGAAATGAtttcttaatatttatattataactcATGATTTAACTACACTGCTTTGTGTAAAAATTCTATAATGACTGGTCTACATAAACACATTTAGAGTGTTATGTAATTTGAACTCTGCTTCATTCAATAGTCTGATAAGTGTTCTGTCAACAAAATGTTAgatcatataatattatactgaaAGATATAGTACTTAATGTGTTaataatatagtattatatttaGACAATAGTCTTGCTCAAAGACAATGTGGTGATTTGATTTATGACAAGTGTACATAGCATATTATGAGAACAATTATTAACAGTGAGTAGGAGTTTTACCGATAAGACTtgttataaattaaatcatacTTTTTCTATTAGTTTCATTATCAATGTTGTTAACTTTTGTAAATTTTAGTAGATAATTGTTTATCtctattagtgtgtgtgtgtgtgtgtatgtgtagcaCTACTTCTGCTCACgtgtaattttataaattacacaG from Gigantopelta aegis isolate Gae_Host unplaced genomic scaffold, Gae_host_genome ctg4387_pilon_pilon, whole genome shotgun sequence harbors:
- the LOC121392733 gene encoding class II receptor tyrosine kinase-like, giving the protein MREAFEKEVKFMARLKHENVVRLLGVCLSSNAFIMMEYMESGDLNHYLRDKDLITAESYPLPDNAVTVPVLVYMCLQIARAKASKGHNESNNHVESKCHNESEHVESKDHNDVESKVKGDTRSSSTTPNSIKNKNAILVENALYSSADQLNNINAAVSNPPLNSTDFGGSAFNIYAEPNKVLPPPIPDFRASPSMYSIDLNPSHFRSQELLSQEDSSSLHPFSSVYADPLPILRSDVLEVTEQNISEIKELGVGQFGTVILASTIGLSLKDLGLGNVNTSVSILVAVKKLHYDADAYEREAFEKEIKFMSRLKHENVVHILGVCLNTNAFIMMEYMENGDLNQYIQKFEFSPDCETSETDKFINVGVLIYMSLQIASGMRYLASMNFVHRDLATRNCLVGQKFIVKIADFGMSRQLYDNSYYRIRGKAMLPIRWMAKECFYGRFSEKTDVWAFGVVMWEIFTLCKQQPYEHLSDQEVIDDAVQTTDSPVNGYSSLPMPVYSEAVDHPTANGSPIYNQAKTPDDIYSEPQWKKEQNPFEFNLDNPIYEDADNDQPFSFVQSDLYSEGLLDVLKEFYTVIRKCCLGSKPDERAHFNEIY